From Candidatus Neomarinimicrobiota bacterium, a single genomic window includes:
- the rimO gene encoding 30S ribosomal protein S12 methylthiotransferase RimO produces the protein MSKNIKIVTLGCPKNEVDSEVMSKGIERAGFNLVNDESDADVIIVNTCGFIESARENSIETILDATRLKESGKTTEVLVAGCLSQRYEFELRRDLPEVDAFFGVEDFRKILTHLGGSEAAHYARPGRRLLNDKKFYAYLKIAEGCDNECSFCAIPMMRGLQKSRSLESLLEETEKLVENGIKEIILISQDLTTYGWDNQNNGSEGVKIHDLVRELSKVSGVEWIRLMYAHPSHISEELTSVVHSIENVCNYIDMPIQHINNRILKSMRRGADGVKIRKLLKDIRKIIKDISLRTSIIVGYPGESEEEFQELYDFIEEAEFDRLGVFTYSHEENTPAVFLNDDVSKDLKTERMDKIMLLQQEISHRKNEDMIGKSYKVLIDEYKEDEGLSIGRSYKDAPEIDNIVVLNEKLVAGSFVNARIISASAYDVRAKLD, from the coding sequence GTGAGTAAAAATATAAAAATCGTAACTCTTGGGTGTCCGAAGAACGAAGTGGACTCGGAGGTAATGAGTAAAGGAATTGAGCGAGCCGGTTTTAACTTAGTCAACGACGAAAGCGACGCTGATGTCATAATAGTGAACACCTGTGGTTTTATTGAAAGCGCTCGAGAAAATTCCATAGAAACGATTCTTGATGCGACAAGGTTGAAAGAATCTGGTAAGACAACAGAAGTTCTTGTAGCAGGATGCCTTTCACAACGATACGAATTTGAATTAAGGAGAGATCTTCCCGAAGTTGACGCCTTTTTCGGTGTAGAAGATTTCCGAAAAATACTTACCCATCTCGGTGGAAGCGAAGCCGCTCATTATGCCCGTCCCGGAAGGAGATTACTCAACGATAAGAAATTTTACGCCTATTTGAAAATTGCCGAGGGTTGTGACAATGAATGCAGTTTTTGTGCCATTCCGATGATGAGAGGATTGCAAAAAAGTAGAAGCCTTGAATCTCTGTTAGAAGAGACTGAAAAATTAGTGGAAAACGGTATAAAAGAAATAATTTTAATTTCACAAGACCTAACGACCTATGGCTGGGATAATCAAAATAACGGCAGTGAAGGAGTTAAAATTCATGACCTTGTTCGGGAGCTCAGTAAAGTTAGCGGGGTCGAGTGGATAAGACTGATGTATGCTCACCCATCTCATATCAGTGAAGAGTTAACAAGTGTCGTGCATTCTATTGAGAATGTATGTAATTATATTGATATGCCAATTCAACATATTAATAACAGAATATTGAAATCCATGCGTAGAGGAGCTGACGGCGTAAAAATAAGAAAGCTGTTGAAAGATATCCGAAAAATAATTAAGGACATCTCCCTTAGAACGTCTATAATAGTCGGTTATCCGGGGGAAAGTGAAGAAGAATTTCAGGAACTTTATGACTTTATTGAAGAAGCTGAATTTGACAGGCTGGGTGTATTTACGTATTCACACGAAGAAAATACTCCTGCTGTCTTTCTTAATGATGATGTCTCCAAAGACCTTAAGACGGAGAGAATGGATAAGATAATGCTATTGCAGCAGGAGATCTCTCATCGTAAAAATGAGGATATGATCGGAAAAAGCTATAAAGTGTTGATCGATGAATACAAGGAGGATGAAGGCTTGTCAATCGGCAGATCTTATAAGGACGCTCCTGAGATAGATAACATTGTCGTATTAAATGAAAAGTTGGTTGCCGGCTCATTTGTAAACGCTCGCATAATTTCGGCATCAGCATACGACGTGCGGGCAAAATTGGATTAG